The Magnetococcales bacterium region TTTGCACCATGCTGTTGCCTGCCTCGATGGCTGCACCCAGGGTGGTGATACCCTTGACTTGCAACAGATCCAGAAGTTTCAGAAACACTTCCGCAGTCACCATGGCGTCGCCCATGGCTCTGTGTTCTTCACGAACTTCCACCCCCAGGCGTTTGGCAATGCCAGTCAGGGTGTGGTCGGTGACCTCATCATGGAGATAAACCGAAAGCAGCAGGGTATCCAACACCGGATTGTCAAAGTGTATGCCGCAGCTTGCCTCCTTGAGATGCAAAAAACGCATGTCGAAGGCGGCATTATGGGCCACCAGCACGGCATCGGCCACAAAGGCCTTGAATTGCGGCAATACCTCCTCAAGCGCCGGCTTGTCGTGGACATCGGCATTGGATATGCCGTGAATCCGGGTGGATTCAATGGGAATGGGACGTCGGGGATTGACCAGACGTTCAAAAGTTTCCCCAGCCGGAATACGCCCATGAACAATACGCACACCAGCCAGGGAGATGATTTCGTCCCCTTTGGAAGGTTGCAGGCCGGTGGTTTCGGTATCAAACACCACAAAGGTCAAATCAGCCAGGTTCCGATCTGCCACATGTTCCGGGACATGCAGCGATCCCATCAGGGAAAAATCATAAAAATCGGGACGTTCCGGAATATTTTGTCCGGGATACTGCCATTGACGCGGGGAGGGGGCCAGCGGCAGCCGGAGCATGGCATGACCCGGGCGGCGATGTTCCTGACTCCAGATTTCGCAACCATGGCGTTCCAGGACCTCTTCCAGGCGAAAGGGAAATCCTTCTTCGTCCAGAATCAACGTGCGCCAGGACTCCACCTCTGTGACGGAAATGGGCGAACCTGACCAGATGAAATCCAGATAAATTCGATTGTCACCGAGCATGGCCGCACTCTCGATCACACCATACTGCACCTGTTCCCCAATTTTTTGCAGCAGTTTTTCCAGGGCCAGCAACAGGGCTGGGGCATCGGCCCGGACCCACAGGGATTCCGACGCTCCCTGCAATACCAGCCCCGATTTTTTCGCCAAACGCCGGATCAGTGTTGCGAGCAAATCGGAGATCAGGACATCCGTCAAAATCCATTGTTCCGAGGCCAGGGTATTCGCTTCGGCAGCGATGGCATCCAGTTGTTGGGACAAATCGGTGCTTTCATTCTGGATGATTTGCATGAACGACAAGCGGTTCGCGGTATCCATCTCCGCATGTTGCAGCAGGGTTTCCGCAGCAGCTCGCAGACTGGCCACCGGGTTGCGGCTGTTTTCCAGGGCATGGCGTATGAGGGTATCATAGCGCCGCGCTGCCGACATTTTGCGGGTTGCCTCTTCGAGGGTCAGGATGAAATTGTTTTGTCCTGGTCGATCACCGGGATAAAGGGTCATGACACAGTCCAGCATCATTTCTTCATGCTGTGCCGCGCAAAAAAACCGCACATCGTTCCGGTCGGAACCGGCGGCGGAATTTTTGCGATGCAAAAGAAATTCCATGGTGGTTTCCACGGGCTGGCGGGTGCAAAGTTCATAGAGAGATCGTCCCAGACCCAGGGATTCCATATGGCTTTGGAACACATTCTGAGCTGCTGCATTGTAGAGTATGATATGGGCTTCGGCATTGATGACGATCAGGCCCACATGGAGGTGTTTGATGATTTTTTCCAGGCGTTCGGTTCCATCGGCACCGGTACTCAGGGCTTCCTTGACTTGGCGACGGGCATGGTACAGGGCATGACCGAGTTGCTGGACCCCTTCCGGGAGGTTGCCCAGCAGGTGGTTGTTGTCCAGGGAAATTTCCTGGAGCGGATCGGCATGGGCCAGGATGGAAACCGTGCGGTCCATTTGGACCAGGGGTTTCAGCAGCACTGTGTCGAGCCAGAGCCATATTTTGGCCAGGACAGCTCCCGATAAAAACACGACAGATAATATATAAATGGTTTGAGTTTGCAGCCATGACTCGGCAGGTTGATCCAGAACGGGCAGGGTGTTCATGGCCTGCCAGGCCCCACCCATCCATGCCCCGCATACCAACAGCAGGTAGAGTCCCAGGATGCTCCAGAATCTGGTGCGAATATTCACGATGTCAATTTTTCCAAATAAAAACGGGCAAAAAAAACAGGCAAAAGACTCAGACAGTTTCCAGACCCAGCAGGGTGCGCACTTTTTGGACCAACTCCCTGGTTGCAAACGGCTTGGTGACATAATCATCCGCTCCCAGGGCCAACCCTTTTTGCTGCTCCACTTCACGTCCCTTGGCGGTCAGCATGATGATACGCACTTTTTGATGTTGGGGATTGGCGCGGATGGCGGCACAAACCTCGTAGCCATTGCGTTTGGGCATCATGACATCCAGGAGGATCAGATCGGGAATTTTTTCGTCGATGGCCTGAAGTGCCGCTTCGCCATCAGCCGCCGTCCGCACGGCGAAACCCTCTTTTTTCATTAAAAATTCAAGAGACAAGACAATATTGGGAGCATCATCGACGATCAGGATTTCGACAGGCATTGATGTTCTCCATGGAATTGTTCTCTCTGTCTGATATCCATGTGACAGGGTCTGAATTTCATGACACGTTGTCCATGAAAACCGCATCCAGTGACTGGGCATCCAATATCTGGAGACTCCACTCTTCCAGGGATGGCTGATCAGCCTGGGCGATTTTTTCCACAGCCCATGTGGGCAATGCACCGAAACGGCGTTGCAGTTGGCGAGTCAACACTTTGGCCTCACCCCTTTTTTCACCTATACGTTCCACGCTTGAGATATAAGGCATTTTTTGTTTCTCCTCGAAGGTGGCAATTTCTGACCGCAACTGATTGTCAAGCTCTGGCGGCAAATGCAGGACCCAATCGATGAATCGAAACAGATCGATCACCTGTTTGCGATTGCAACCTCTCTTATACAAACTGCGAATCAGGTGCCATTTGACCTGGTAGCGTTTTTCCGGCTGGTGTCTGGTTTTTTTGGCATGCAGATGTGCCAGGGTGACGATGGCAAACGGATTGGTGGATTTTTCCAGATCGGCTTCCTGATAATCCAGCAGTTTGATGGCGGTAAAGCGATAGCTTTGCCGGGTACCCCACAGGGCGTAACCAAACTCTGCCGGTCGCCAGCCAGGCTCCTCGTCAGCCAGAATGGCCAATCCGACCACCGGTTTTTGGTACAGGTCATAGGCCCTGTACTGATAGACATACATGTTCTCGGCAAAATTCGGTTTGCGATTGCCCTGGATTTCGATGTGGATCAATACCCAGAGTTCATGGTCATCGCCACGACGCCATACTTTGACAAGTTTGTCCATGCGTCGGTCACCGATCTCTGCGGCACGGGTGATGCGGGCCAGTTCGTTGTCAAGAAATGCAAAGCCGCGCTCCCAATCAATTTCCCGGTAGGCTTCCGGCAGAAAAAATGCCAGGAATTCCGGAAAATAATTTTCCAGGATATCTTTCCACGGTACATCGAATTCGTCTGGCAGAGTGGTCATCCTGATTTCTCAATGGTGTGATCTGATTATGACACGTTGTCCATGAAAACCGCATCCAGTGACTGGGCATCCAATATCTGGAGACTCCACTCTTCCAGGGATGGCAGATCAGCCTGGGAAATTTTTTCCACCGCCCATGTGGGTAATTCACCGAAACGGCGTTGCAGCAGGCGAGTCAATATTCTGGCCTCACCCCTTTTTTCCCCCCTTTTTTCACCTATGCGTTCTACACTTGAAATGTAAGGCATTTTTTGTTTCTCCTCGAATGTGGCGATTTCTGACTGCAACTGGTTATCAAGCTCTTCCGGCAAATGCAGGACCCAATCAATGAATCGAAACAGATCGATCACCTGTTTGCGGTTGCGACCGCTCTTGTACAAACCGCGAATCAGGTGCCATTTGACCTGGTAGCGTTTTTCCGGCTGGTGTCTGGTTTTTTTGGCATGCAGATGTGCCAGGGTGACAACAGCAAATGGATTGGTGGATTTTTCCAGATCGGTTTCTTGATAATCCAGCAGTTTGATGGCGGTAAAGCGATAGCTTTGCTGGGTACCCCACAGGGCGTAACCAAACTCCGTTGGTCGCCAACCAGGCTCCTCGTCAGCCAGAATGGCCAATCCGATCACCGGTTTTTGGTACAGATCATAAGCCCTGTACTGATAGACATACATGCCCTCAGCAAAATTCGATTTGCGGTTACCCTGGATTTCGATGTGGATCAATACCCAGAGTTCCTGGTCATCGCCACGACGCCATACCTTGACGAGTTTGTCCATGCGTCGGTCACCGATCTCTGCGGCACGGGTGATGCGGGCCAGTTCGTTGTCAAGAAATGCGAAGCCGCGTTCCCAATCAATTTCTCGGTAGGCTTCCGGCAGAAAAAATGCCAGGAATTCCGGAAAATAATTTTCCAGGATATCTTTCCACGGTACATCGAACTCGTCTGGCAGAGCGGCTATCATGAGATGCGGTCAGCTTGGTCAGTGCAGTATTCGTAAATTGAAATGATGGTAGATCATTTTTTTGAAACGATCCACCAGACCGAAACAGTTGCGCAAATATTCCTGTTCCAGATATCCCAGACTGTTCAGGAGCAGAAAATCTTCTCCCGCCTCTTCTCCGCGCACTTTTTTCAGCCGGTTCCTGACCTGCAAGCCGGCAACAAAATCAAAGGCAGCGATGAGATCCTTGCCGAAAGAGCGGTCCAGAATTCCCTTGTGCATCAATCCCAGGATTCGCCGGGGGGTACTGGATTCCCGGATGCGTTGCTCCAGGGCCAGACTGCGCACGCCATGCACGATGGGAAAAGAGGCCCCCTTTTTGAGATCGATATGACCTTGGCGTTCCCCTTTTTCGACGATGAAGCGTTTGAACACTCCCAAAGGGGTGGCAAAGGCCAAAGCTGGCAAGGCAAAGTGGGCGTAAAAAGCCGGATCGTCGGGCAGATGCTGCCAAAAAAAATCATAGGCCTGTTGAAACAGGATTTTGTTGCCAGCCACGGGCCGTGCATCATAGCAG contains the following coding sequences:
- a CDS encoding histidine kinase, encoding MNIRTRFWSILGLYLLLVCGAWMGGAWQAMNTLPVLDQPAESWLQTQTIYILSVVFLSGAVLAKIWLWLDTVLLKPLVQMDRTVSILAHADPLQEISLDNNHLLGNLPEGVQQLGHALYHARRQVKEALSTGADGTERLEKIIKHLHVGLIVINAEAHIILYNAAAQNVFQSHMESLGLGRSLYELCTRQPVETTMEFLLHRKNSAAGSDRNDVRFFCAAQHEEMMLDCVMTLYPGDRPGQNNFILTLEEATRKMSAARRYDTLIRHALENSRNPVASLRAAAETLLQHAEMDTANRLSFMQIIQNESTDLSQQLDAIAAEANTLASEQWILTDVLISDLLATLIRRLAKKSGLVLQGASESLWVRADAPALLLALEKLLQKIGEQVQYGVIESAAMLGDNRIYLDFIWSGSPISVTEVESWRTLILDEEGFPFRLEEVLERHGCEIWSQEHRRPGHAMLRLPLAPSPRQWQYPGQNIPERPDFYDFSLMGSLHVPEHVADRNLADLTFVVFDTETTGLQPSKGDEIISLAGVRIVHGRIPAGETFERLVNPRRPIPIESTRIHGISNADVHDKPALEEVLPQFKAFVADAVLVAHNAAFDMRFLHLKEASCGIHFDNPVLDTLLLSVYLHDEVTDHTLTGIAKRLGVEVREEHRAMGDAMVTAEVFLKLLDLLQVKGITTLGAAIEAGNSMVQIRRQQDKAGY
- a CDS encoding response regulator; its protein translation is MPVEILIVDDAPNIVLSLEFLMKKEGFAVRTAADGEAALQAIDEKIPDLILLDVMMPKRNGYEVCAAIRANPQHQKVRIIMLTAKGREVEQQKGLALGADDYVTKPFATRELVQKVRTLLGLETV
- a CDS encoding DUF4351 domain-containing protein, whose product is MTTLPDEFDVPWKDILENYFPEFLAFFLPEAYREIDWERGFAFLDNELARITRAAEIGDRRMDKLVKVWRRGDDHELWVLIHIEIQGNRKPNFAENMYVYQYRAYDLYQKPVVGLAILADEEPGWRPAEFGYALWGTRQSYRFTAIKLLDYQEADLEKSTNPFAIVTLAHLHAKKTRHQPEKRYQVKWHLIRSLYKRGCNRKQVIDLFRFIDWVLHLPPELDNQLRSEIATFEEKQKMPYISSVERIGEKRGEAKVLTRQLQRRFGALPTWAVEKIAQADQPSLEEWSLQILDAQSLDAVFMDNVS
- a CDS encoding DUF4351 domain-containing protein codes for the protein MIAALPDEFDVPWKDILENYFPEFLAFFLPEAYREIDWERGFAFLDNELARITRAAEIGDRRMDKLVKVWRRGDDQELWVLIHIEIQGNRKSNFAEGMYVYQYRAYDLYQKPVIGLAILADEEPGWRPTEFGYALWGTQQSYRFTAIKLLDYQETDLEKSTNPFAVVTLAHLHAKKTRHQPEKRYQVKWHLIRGLYKSGRNRKQVIDLFRFIDWVLHLPEELDNQLQSEIATFEEKQKMPYISSVERIGEKRGEKRGEARILTRLLQRRFGELPTWAVEKISQADLPSLEEWSLQILDAQSLDAVFMDNVS